Part of the Balneolaceae bacterium genome is shown below.
TTCGATGTTTTCGCCTTCGAGGGCGGAGATTTTCAGATCATAGTGGAGGCGTTCGTCTTTTGGGGTTCCGCGTTCATCGCCTTTTATACTTTCCGAGGTGCCGGACAGAGCCTGCCCCGACCCCTCGGGGCTGTCCGGCGTACTTTTGTCGAGTTTGTTGCCTACCAGCAGGAAGGGTGTTTTGGAGGCCCGTTTTTGGAAGGAGGCGATCTCTTCCCGTTCGTCGGGATCGATCGGTTGGGAGAGGTCTTTCAGGTACACGACGAGGTCGGCCTGTTCGAACGCTTTTTGGGAGCGTTTTACGCCTTCGGCTTCAATGATATCTTCGGTTTCGCGAAGGCCGGCGGTGTCGATCAGTTTGAACAGGAGTCCGTCGTAGCTCCAGTCGGCATCAATGGTATCGCGGGTGGTTCCGGCGATCTCTGTGACGATGGCCCGTTCGCTTCCAATAAGCGTGTTCAGAAGCGTGGATTTTCCCGCATTCGGCCGGCCGATGAATACGGTTTTCACGCCGTCTTTTACAAGCCGTCCGGTTTCATACGTATCCAGCAGGCTGCCGATCTCCTCATCCACCTCAACCAACAGTTCCCGAAGCTGCTCTTTGTTGGCAAACTCCACATCCTCTTCGCTGAAATCGAGTTCCAGCTCCACCATCGCCGTGGCATCGATAATCTGCTGACGAAACTTTTTGATGTGCTCGCCCAGCCGTCCCTCCAATTGTTGATGAGCCGCATCCACCGCTTTGATGCTTTTGGCGTGAATCAGATCGGCCACCGCTTCAGCCTGACTCAATTCCAGTTTACCGTTCAAAAAAGCTCGCTGGGTAAACTCTCCTGGTTTGGCGGATCGAACACCTTGCGCCAGCACCGTCTCCAAAACAGCCTGTGTGACCAAAACCCCACCGTGGCAG
Proteins encoded:
- the mnmE gene encoding tRNA uridine-5-carboxymethylaminomethyl(34) synthesis GTPase MnmE, with amino-acid sequence MTDEISQEHPIAAIATPVGEGGIAVIRVSGKNAMEKVSQCFQGKNLAEVESHTVHFGKIINKENHVVDEVLATIFRSPRSYTGEDTLEISCHGGVLVTQAVLETVLAQGVRSAKPGEFTQRAFLNGKLELSQAEAVADLIHAKSIKAVDAAHQQLEGRLGEHIKKFRQQIIDATAMVELELDFSEEDVEFANKEQLRELLVEVDEEIGSLLDTYETGRLVKDGVKTVFIGRPNAGKSTLLNTLIGSERAIVTEIAGTTRDTIDADWSYDGLLFKLIDTAGLRETEDIIEAEGVKRSQKAFEQADLVVYLKDLSQPIDPDEREEIASFQKRASKTPFLLVGNKLDKSTPDSPEGSGQALSGTSESIKGDERGTPKDERLHYDLKISALEGENIEPLKKRMKQRALENKDYDTSSLLVTSSRHRDGLQKARENVQRAIQALDSGMTGDLLAIDLRAALKELGTITGEITTEDLLDSIFSRFCIGK